Proteins from one Syntrophorhabdaceae bacterium genomic window:
- the lysA gene encoding diaminopimelate decarboxylase: MDYYTYKSGELYCEDVPVKKIAEATGTPVYIYSYKTLERHFRVFNDAFKGIPHITCYSCKAASNLSLLRIIGNLGGGTDIVSGGELFRALKAGIPGKKIVFSGAGKTAEEIRSAVKADVLMINIESEEELGVVADVARRMGKRVPVSIRVNPEIDPKTHPYITTGLKKNKFGVLWADARGLYKRIKEDKYLEPLGISSHIGSQILEITPFVEAVRSLRGMVRQLAEDGIKLSHIDIGGGLGITYKDELPPDPAAYARAVEQELRNTGLTVVLEPGRVLVGNSGLFVTRLLYVKKVPGKTFYIIDGAMNDLVRPSLYDAYHEIIPVNEKSKKELKVDVVGPICESGDFLAKDREMAILERDELLAVRSAGAYGFSMSSNYNSRRRAAEVLVKEGEFAVIRKKETFRDLIRGESIPSFLEV; the protein is encoded by the coding sequence ATGGATTATTACACGTATAAATCAGGAGAACTATACTGCGAGGACGTGCCCGTAAAGAAGATTGCGGAGGCCACGGGAACACCGGTGTACATTTACAGTTATAAGACGCTGGAGCGTCATTTCCGCGTCTTCAACGATGCCTTCAAGGGGATACCGCACATTACATGCTATTCCTGCAAAGCGGCCTCCAACCTTTCCCTCCTCAGGATCATCGGGAATCTCGGCGGAGGCACGGACATCGTATCCGGGGGCGAGCTTTTCAGGGCCCTCAAGGCGGGAATTCCCGGAAAGAAGATCGTCTTTTCCGGTGCGGGAAAAACCGCGGAAGAGATCCGCTCTGCCGTCAAGGCGGACGTGCTCATGATCAATATCGAGTCCGAAGAGGAGTTGGGCGTGGTTGCCGATGTTGCGCGCCGCATGGGCAAAAGGGTGCCTGTCTCGATCAGGGTCAACCCCGAGATAGACCCGAAAACCCATCCCTATATCACCACAGGGCTCAAGAAGAATAAATTCGGCGTCCTGTGGGCCGATGCCAGGGGCCTCTATAAAAGGATAAAGGAAGACAAATACCTGGAGCCCCTCGGTATTTCCTCCCATATAGGCTCTCAGATCCTTGAAATAACGCCATTTGTCGAAGCCGTCAGGTCTCTGAGGGGCATGGTGCGCCAGCTCGCGGAAGATGGAATAAAGCTCTCCCATATCGATATAGGCGGGGGGCTCGGCATCACCTACAAGGATGAGCTGCCGCCCGACCCCGCGGCATATGCCCGGGCAGTGGAGCAGGAGCTCAGGAATACGGGGCTCACGGTGGTGCTCGAACCGGGACGGGTACTGGTGGGCAACAGCGGTCTTTTCGTGACGAGGCTCCTTTATGTGAAGAAGGTCCCGGGAAAAACGTTCTATATCATAGACGGGGCCATGAACGACCTCGTGAGACCGTCTTTGTACGATGCCTATCATGAGATTATCCCCGTAAACGAGAAATCGAAAAAAGAGCTGAAAGTCGATGTTGTGGGGCCCATCTGCGAGTCCGGCGATTTTCTCGCAAAAGACAGGGAGATGGCGATACTCGAGAGGGACGAGCTTCTGGCGGTCCGTAGCGCGGGCGCCTATGGCTTTTCCATGTCCTCGAATTATAACTCCAGACGGAGGGCCGCGGAAGTATTGGTCAAAGAAGGCGAATTTGCAGTAATACGAAAAAAAGAGACCTTCAGAGACCTGATCAGGGGAGAATCGATCCCATCATTTTTGGAGGTATAA